One window of Amaranthus tricolor cultivar Red isolate AtriRed21 chromosome 11, ASM2621246v1, whole genome shotgun sequence genomic DNA carries:
- the LOC130827576 gene encoding protein TIC110, chloroplastic produces the protein MSSTLPLSSSISPLLIWNSTNPNPIPSFLPPKFINLPVVSSLKRRHFRVSKLRCSTNPISQPSPSPTPAPAQEITTTSSSTCSNSSDIFGPTRELSGIQSLVDGLSPPVRIATSVLLVVAASAAGYCLGSRFGGTRNMAIGGAVAVGVVGGVAAYGLNSCVPEVAATRLHNFVAECDDPLNLNKEDVIAIANRYGVSKQDEAFTAELCDLYLRFISSVLPSGNENLKGDEVETIIKFKNGLGIDDPDAANMHIELARRIFRQRLETGDRDGDIEQRRAFQKLIYVSTRVFGEASAFLLPWKRVFKVTDSQVEVAVRDSAQRLYAERLKPIGRDLDTKQLIELRETQISVQLSDELAEEMFKEHTRNLVEECISRAVEILKSRTRARGTIDVVLELDKILAFNDVLLSLKNHPDAHKFARGIAPISLVGGEYDSDRRIDDLKLLFRAYVTDALSNGRMEDNKLAALNKLKNIFGLGKREAEGIMMDVTSKAYRKLLSQAFSSGALDAADSKANYLQNLCDQLHFDPEKASEIHEEIYRQKLQQCLADGELSEEDVKALLRVRVMLCVPQKVVEAAHAEICGSLFEKVVKDAIASGVDGYDAEVKASVRKAAQGLRLTREAAMSIAGKAVRRIFMNFIKQARAAGSRTESAKILKKMIAFNTLVVTELVADIKGESTDAPTDEEPAKEQEKQIEDEEEWESLQTLRKSRPTKELEAKIGKPGQTEITVKDDLSDRERADLYKTYLMYCITGEVTKIPFGAQITTKKDNTEYLYLNQLGDILGLSRKEIVEVHRSLAEQAFRQQAEVILADGQLTKARMEQLDEVQKQVGLPAEYAQKVRENIINSKMAAAIETAIGQGRLSIKQIRELKDAGVNIDTMIAETLRENLFKKTVDEIFSSGTGEFDEEEVYEKIPADVKINPQKAKAVVHELARSRLTNSLVQAVALLRQKNCTGVISTLNDLLACDKAVTSEPLSWEVPEELADLFAIYVKSDAAPEKVSRLQYLLGISDSMAAALKERADTVPVTGSEVDDFVF, from the exons atgaGTTCAACACTTCCTCTTTCTTCATCCATATCCCCACTTCTTATCTGGAATTCCACAAACCCAAATCCAATCCCTTCTTTTCTTCCCCCCAAATTTATCAATTTACCAGTCGTTTCCTCCTTAAAACGACGTCATTTTCGGGTTTCTAAGCTCAGATGCTCCACTAATCCAATATCTCAACCCTCACCCTCACCCACACCCGCACCCGCACAGGAGATCACAACCACTTCATCTAGTACTTGCAGCAATAGTTCTGATATATTTGGGCCTACAAGAGAATTATCTGGTATACAATCACTGGTTGACGGGTTGTCACCTCCAGTGAGAATAGCAACCTCTGTACTTCTAGTTGTGGCTGCTTCAGCTGCTGGGTATTGTTTGGGTTCTCGATTTGGGGGTACCAGGAATATGGCCATTGGTGGCGCTGTTGCAGTTGGTGTTGTTGGTGGTGTTGCTGCTTACGGGTTGAATTCTTGTGTACCTGAGGTTGCTGCTACCCGTTTGCATAATTTTGTTGCTGAATGTGATGACCCTCTTAATTTGAACAAGGAGGATGTTATTGCTATTGCTAATcg GTATGGTGTTAGTAAACAAGATGAGGCTTTTACTGCTGAGCTTTGTGATTTGTACCTTAG ATTCATTTCTTCGGTACTTCCGTCTGGAAATGAAAATCTTAAGGGTGATGAAGTTGAAACAATCATTAAATTCAAAAATGGACTTGGAATTGATGACCCTGATGCGGCAAACATGCATATAGAG CTTGCCCGTCGTATTTTCAGACAAAGGCTTGAAACCGGAGATCGTGATGGTGACATTGAACAGCGTCGG GCATTTCAGAAGCTAATTTATGTTTCAACTCGTGTTTTTGGGGAGGCATCAGCATTTCTTCTACCCTGGAAGCGTGTATTTAAAGTAACTGATTCTCAG GTTGAAGTTGCTGTTCGTGACAGTGCTCAAAGATTGTATGCTGAGAGGCTGAAACCAATAGGCAGAG ATTTGGATACAAAGCAGCTTATTGAGTTGAGAGAAACTCAAATTTCAGTTCAGCTCTCCGACGAG TTGGCCGAGGAGATGTTTAAAGAGCATACAAGAAATCTAGTAGAAGAATGCATTTCAAGAGCTGTTGAGATTCTAAAATCACGGACGAGAGCACG GGGTACTATTGATGTTGTGCTAGAGCTTGATAAAATTCTTGCTTTTAACGATGTGCTTCTCTCACTAAAAAACCATCCAGATGCTCATAAATTTGCCCGTGGAATTGCACCAATTTCCTTAGTAG GAGGTGAGTATGATAGTGACAGGAGGATTGATGACTTGAAGCTCCTTTTTAGAGCGTATGTTACAGATGCTCTATCTAATGGCCGCATGGAGGACAACAAG CTTGCTGCATTGAACAAGTTGAAGAACATATTTGGCCTAGGAAAACGTGAGGCAGAAGGTATAATGATGGATGTTACTTCGAAGGCGTATCGCAAGCTACTATCTCAGGCGTTTTCTAGTGGTGCTCTGGATGCTGCAGATAGCAAAGCAAATTACCTTCAGAATTTGTGTGACCAGCTGCATTTCGACCCTGAGAAAGCAAGTGAGATCCATGAAG AAATATATCGACAGAAGCTTCAGCAATGTTTAGCTGATGGGGAGTTGAGTGAGGAGGATGTTAAAGCTTTGCTTCGTGTACGAGTTATGCTCTGTGTTCCTCAAAAGGTTGTTGAAGCAGCACATGCTGAAATTTGTGGAAGTTTGTTTGAGAAG gtTGTAAAGGATGCTATTGCTTCCGGTGTTGATGGTTATGATGCAGAAGTAAAAGCATCTGTAAGGAAAGCAGCACAAGGCTTACGTTTGACTAGGGAAGCTGCTATGTCAATTGCTGGCAAAGCG GTCCGTCGAATATTTATGAACTTTATCAAACAAGCAAGGGCAGCAGGGAGTCGCACTGAGTCTgcaaaaattctcaaaaagatGATTGCTTTTAACACCTTAGTGGTCACAGAATTAGTTGCAGACATCAAAGGGGAATCAACTGATGCTCCAACAGACGAGGAACCTGCAAAAGAGCAAGAGAAGCAGATCGAAGATGAGGAAGAATGGGAGTCGCTCCAGACATTACGGAAGTCACGACCTACTAAGGAACTCGAGGCGAAAATCGGGAAACCAGGGCAGACTGAAATTACCGTCAAAGATGACCTTTCAGACAGGGAGAGGGCTGACCTGTACAAGACATACTTAATGTACTGCATAACAGGGGAAGTGACCAAGATACCGTTCGGTGCACAAATCACCACAAAAAAGGACAATACAGAGTATCTCTATTTGAATCAGCTTGGCGATATACTCGGTCTTTCACGTAAAGAGATTGTGGAGGTTCATAGAAGTTTGGCCGAGCAAGCTTTTAGACAGCAGGCCGAGGTCATTTTGGCCGATGGACAGTTAACTAAAGCAAGGATGGAGCAGCTCGATGAGGTACAGAAGCAAGTTGGGCTGCCTGCAGAATATGCTCAAAAGGTTAGAGAGAACATTATAAATTCAAAGATGGCTGCTGCCATTGAAACTGCTATTGGCCAGGGAAGGCTCAGCATAAAACAAATCAGAGAACTCAAGGATGCGGGTGTGAATATCGACACCATGATTGCGGAGACCCTTCGGGAGAATCTCTTCAAGAAGACAGTTGATGAGATATTTTCTTCCGGTACCGGAGAGTTTGATGAGGAGGAAGTCTACGAAAAAATTCCCGCAGATGTGAAAATTAACCCGCAGAAGGCTAAAGCAGTTGTCCATGAACTTGCTCGAAGCAGATTAACGAACTCATTGGTTCAAGCTGTGGCTTTATTGAGGCAGAAAAACTGTACTGGGGTG ATATCCACCCTGAATGATCTGCTAGCCTGTGATAAGGCTGTGACTTCCGAGCCGTTGTCATGGGAAGTGCCCGAGGAACTAGCAGATCTGTTTGCCATATACGTAAAGAGCGACGCAGCACCTGAGAAGGTCTCACGTCTACAGTACCTGCTGGGGATCAGCGACTCCATGGCTGCTGCTCTAAAGGAGAGGGCAGACACTGTACCCGTTACTGGTTCTGAAGTCGACGATTTTGTATTTTAG
- the LOC130827577 gene encoding cationic peroxidase 1-like codes for MGVNLLKLRILLVLFLLGTTYAQLSADYYAKTCPRALSTIRAAVHKTVAAEKRMGASLLRLHFHDCFVNGCDASVLLNDTTTFTGEQTAGANAGSLRGFTVVDDIKSQVENVCPGVVSCADILAVAARDSVVLLGGPFWQVQLGRRDSTTASLSTANSDIPSPNADLSGLLSSFSNKGLTEKEMVVLSGAHTIGQARCVVFRTRVYNESNIDASFVGSLKSNCPSNGGDNNLSPLDSTTPTVFDNGYFKDLVNNKGLMHSDQQLFNGGSTDSQVTSYSKDYSSFRSDFASAMVKMGNLSPLTGTNGEIRTSCWKTN; via the exons ATGGGTGTTAATCTACTGAAGCTAAGAATTTTATTGGTATTGTTTCTTTTAGGAACAACTTACGCACAGCTTTCGGCCGATTATTATGCAAAGACATGTCCAAGAGCTCTCTCGACAATCCGAGCTGCCGTGCATAAAACTGTAGCTGCAGAGAAGCGTATGGGGGCATCATTGCTCCGACTCCACTTCCATGACTGCTTTGTCAAT GGGTGTGATGCATCCGTTCTTTTAAACGACACCACAACATTTACTGGAGAGCAGACTGCAGGCGCGAATGCAGGATCTCTGAGGGGATTTACCGTAGTGGATGATATTAAATCTCAAGTCGAGAATGTTTGTCCTGGTGTTGTTTCTTGTGCTGATATTCTTGCGGTGGCTGCAAGGGATTCCGTTGTTCTG TTGGGTGGCCCTTTTTGGCAAGTGCAGCTGGGTAGGAGAGATTCTACTACAGCTAGTTTAAGCACCGCGAATTCTGACATTCCATCCCCAAACGCCGACCTTAGTGGCCTTCTATCTTCCTTCTCAAACAAAGGACTCACTGAAAAAGAAATGGTGGTTCTATCAG GAGCACATACAATTGGGCAAGCGAGATGTGTAGTATTCCGCACCAGAGTTTACAACGAGAGCAACATCGATGCATCATTTGTAGGTTCCTTGAAATCCAACTGCCCAAGTAACGGAGGCGACAACAATCTCAGCCCACTCGACTCTACCACCCCTACTGTCTTTGATAATGGGTATTTCAAAGACCTGGTAAACAACAAAGGTCTGATGCACTCCGATCAGCAGCTTTTCAATGGCGGATCTACTGATTCTCAGGTCACATCTTACAGCAAAGATTACTCATCCTTCCGTTCAGACTTTGCAAGCGCTATGGTGAAAATGGGCAACCTGAGTCCCCTCACCGGAACAAACGGAGAAATCAGAACCAGTTGCTGGAAAACAAACTAA